One Dehalococcoidia bacterium genomic window, AGATAAAATATGATATAATATTTCGGGTAATTAGTATTTAAAAGCTTAGACTAGCGTATTGCTATTGGCAGCTCAGTTAATCAGGCTTTACGAATTCACTTTTAATTAATGGTCTGTTCGGATTGATTAAGTAAGGGGAAAGGTAAAATCATGTCAAATAACTGGCAAAAAAGCTACGATGAATTAAAAGAGTTCATTCTTAGTCACCCTAATATTGAGATAAGCAAGACATGCGTGGTGCTTCCAGAGGATGTACGCTCGGATTTCTACCGTTTATTCGACAGCGTGCATACAAATCTGGCCAAGGATTATTTTACCCCTGAGTTAGAAGAAGGGATAGTCCTTGGCAAGAAATGGAATGATGCGACTCAGGAGGCGACGGACAAGCTAAATTTGGCAGGCATAGAAATAAGCGGCGGATTGGACTGGTTTCTGCGTAACCCCATCGATGGCGTGATCCGCGGACTATACGGTCCGTTGTTCGATTTACTCAAGGGGACAACACAGCTGGATACATTCGAAAAGGTAGCCAGAGAAAGCCTGAGCCGGGATTTCGCCACCTTTATGCGGGCGGGATACCGGGACTGGGTTATGGTCGCTGTTATCAATAAAATTCTACCCGATGAACTTTATAGCGTAACGGCACCGCCGTTTGACGGAGAAATATTCCCGGGGTATCACGAAGATAGTGTTCCCGGCGCCCAGGCCAGCCAGAAGATTTCTTTAGAGCAAAATTTAATATGCAGTTTTTTCACTCCCGGGATTATTTTACATTCCAATAAATTTAAACGCTTTGTAACTATTGTACCGTGCCATTTTGAGGCTTACTGGAAGGCCAGATCGACCAGCCAGAAGCAGGAATGGATGCGTTTGAAGGAAATAGAAAAGGAGTTTGGCCGGAACAAATTGTGGCCTGATGTTTTGATCTACACGGCTGAAGAAAAGGAAGATCTGGTGCTGGTGGCAGATTCTCATTATATCGCCAGGCCGGACATAATCATAGATTTCAAGGAAAATGCCGACTGGTATGAAAAAGAAGGGTTAGACGATGTCAAGCGCCATTACGATGCTCTCAAACCCAAAATCGGTAGTTTCGTGGTCTGTCGGAAGCCTGTTCCTGAGGCTGCGACTACGGCATTGCTCGACCTGTTAACTATTCATACCCAGCAGGAAAATAAAACGCTCTCGGTAGATGCAACGGAATCAAATATGTTGACCCCAAATGAACCTGCCGGTGAACCTTTGCCGGAGGCTAAACCTGAATATAAAATTCAACTGTTACATGTGGGAGACGAGGTTGAAAACTTGAATCCCATAATTGACGCTCTAGTTTGACCTGGAAGGAATGATGCTGGCTTCGCGCTATTTTGGGAACAGACGGAATGAAACCAATGTTAAAAGTGCTATTGGTGTTGATGACAATAGCGTTGGGCATAAGCCCAGGTTGCAAGTATTCTATAAACTCTAGCAACGTGGGAAGCACAGCGTTATCGCTCGGATGGTTTAAAAACGCCCGATTATGATTGGAGAAATACGCAATGGACATTCGGCGACCTATCCGTATCCCCGGACAAGGCTAGTATAGGGGAAAAAATATTAGTTAAAGCCTATATCTACATCCCGGGTATTGTAGAGAGAATAGGGATAGCTTATATAACCCTGAATGGGAAGCTATGGGATAAACAGCAGTTTCTATTCTATGGAGACGAGATTATTCCAGTACAATTTTATGTAACAGTTGCTCAAGCAGGCACTTACCAGACCGAATTTGGGGCCTATATTGCCGATGATACCAGCTACACAATCGGTCAGGACACCCTTACTGCCATGCTGACAGTGTCCCAGTAATCATCTTCCCAAACCTGCGCGCGGAATATCAGCCTTTGTTTCGGCGCAATATTATCAAGAGACCCGTAACCAACGCGGTCACAGTCAATACAAGCAGAATTATCACAACCGTTTGTTTGTCTCCCTGTTCGGATGCGGTGGTTGCCGGGGCGCTTTCAGGATTTGACGCAACCTGACTGGGCACAGTTTTATCAGCTTGACTACCCTCTGAACTGGATGGCTGGTTCTGCCCGGTGGTATACAATGAGGTGCCTGGCGTTGGGCTTGGGGATATTGGCGTGGTGCTAATTATCGGCACACCACCCGTACCCACACCGGTTAAGGGAACCTTGAATTTAACTTCGCTCAGGTCTATCCCGGCATTGGTGATTATCACCAGCGTGGCATCCTGTGCTCCGTTACTTACAGGCTTGAAGACCAGCCCCAGAGTAGCCGACGTACCATTATCTATAGCTCTATGCTTGACGTTATCGTCGATGATTGAGAAGCTGGCAGAATTGGGCCCTTCGATATACAAATCCGGCACGACCAGGGTAAAAGTGCCGCCTGGCAGGTTAGCCACGGTAAGACTAACCGCAGAGCTGGGCTGCCCGACTTCCTGTGACCCGAAATCGACATATTCAGGAGTGATTTGTACCAGGGGGAAAGATCCCGCGGCAATCGGAACGCTGTTGAATATAAGGATACAAGACAGTGTTGTTAAGGCGACCAGCAGTAATATTAATTTCATAGACCACCACCTGAAAGCATTTTTCACTATTAGATTACCCAACTTCACATTCTTGTGATGTGATTTTTGTCACCAAAAAAGTTATATTTATTTCCCTCATGGTCGCGTTATTCAATGCATATCAGGAGTAACCGCCGGTTTAGATCCGAAGTAAGCCTCGTACACCGCATGCCAGGATAAAACGGCAGCTATGAAATAAAACACCGAACCGGCAAATTTGCCGGTTCGGTGTCGTTGACATTATTCAGGGAGTTATTTACATGCTAAAACGGCACGTTTGACCACGGTCTTGGCGATCTGAATCATGTACTTGTTGCCGTAGCTCCAGCCGGTAACGGGCAGCGCCATGGCGCCGGTTACGGCTGCCGCTCCGGCGGCCTCGGCCACGGTGTTGTCGATAGTTTTGCCTTTGACGGCATCCTCAGCCGCAGTGACGCGGCGAGGAGTGTTGTGCACCGCGTTCAGGCATATGCGGGCGTTGGTGCCACCTATCATGGCGGCGCAGTTGACGATGGGGAAGTCAAAGGACTTGCGCAGGGCGAACTTGACGAAGGCGCTTTTGACGCCCGCGGCTGGTGCGGGCACCTGAATCTCGATGACAATCTCGTCGGCATCCAGAACCGTGGTGCCTTCGCCTGCGGGAGCCAGTTTCGTCGCGAAGAAGTCCTGGGCAGCCACTGTCTTCTTGGAAGTGACAATCTTGGCATCCAGGGCCACCAGGGCAGGGGCTATGTCGCTCGGGTTGACGGCCACACAGCCGCTCACCGCGCCGAAGATGGAGTGGTAGCGGTTGTCACCGGCCAGCGCATAGCACAGACCCTGGGGATTCTTGCGCAGACAGGCGAAGGCATTGTGTTCGTGGCGATAATACCAGCAGCGCACATGCTGGCAGATGTTGCCGCCGATAGTGCCCATATTCCTGAGCTCGGGTGACGCCACTTTGCGCGCGGCTTGAGCCAGAGCGGTGTACTTGGTCTGCACCACGGAGGAATCGGCGATTTCCGACAGTGTGGTCAGCGCGCCGATTTTGAGCACTCCCCCCTCTTCAGTCAGTTTGCTAAGAGCAGCAATACCCTTGATATTGACGAGCGTATCGGGGAGGTTTGGCGATGTCATGCTCTTGAATTCACCGATTATATCGGTGCCGCCGGCAATAACTGCCGCCTTGCCTTTTTTGAGTTCGGCTATCGCAGCATCAACAGTGGTTACGTCTACGTGTTTAATGTATTTCATATTCTGCTCCTATGCCTTTCCCAGAGCCTGCAGGACTTTCCAGGGCAAGATCGGGCTTTCCTTGACCCACTTGCCGGTGGCGTTATAGAGCGCCGCATTGATACAGCAGTAGGCATTTACCACTGGCTCGCCGATACCGTGCGCGCCGTATGGGCCAGCCGCATCATCCGATTCCGTGATAGAAATCTTGTTGCGGTCCTGATGGATGTCCAGGCTTGTAGGAAGTTTGTGATCGAGGAAGGATGGGTTTAGAATAGCTCCAGAGGCTTTTTCGACAACATCTTCGTACCACAGAGCCTGTCCGGCGATAATCTCGAGGCCGCCGAACATCTGCTTTTCAGTGCCCCGGAGATATACGGCCCGGCCTGCATCAATCACGTTGACCATGCTGAGTATCTCGATTTCACCGGTTTCCGGGTCAACGGCTATCTCGGCGGCGGTGACTTCCGAGCCGCGCGTCTCGCAGTCGGTGCCGATTGGCCAGTTGAGGACAGGGCGTCGCAGCTTCTTGGCCCATGTATAGCCCCTGCCGATTATGGGGTTGCTGAACTTGGCGGCTACTTCTTTCCAGGTCTTGGAATTGGCAGGGTTGGCCGTTTCGAAGATTTTACCATCAGCGGCGGATAGCTTATCCTTGGTGAGTGGCGGGGTAAACATGGTGGCAGCCACGGCAAAAGCCTGGTCGCGCGCGTCCTCTGAAGCCGATTGGAAAGCGGCCCCCAGGGTGATGGTGCGCGTAGACCCGCCTTCGGAGCCACCTTCTGAACTGGTATCGGTCTCGCCGATAGACCCGATTTGCACATCGTCATATAGCATCCCCAGAGTTTCAGCCACGATATGGGTGCACGATATGACGGAGAAAGAGTTGTAGCTCTGCCCATGGTTGGTAAGGGCTTTGCCGTCGCGGGTGAGGTGGACCACGGCGCCTACCGGGGCTGAAAGCTGGCCGTGGCTGTCTACGCCACCGGCGATGCCGATGCCGTGGAGCCTGCCGTCAGGTAAAGTTTTGGCACCCGGGGCGTGAAACTTGGAACTCCAGCCTATGGAGTCGGCCGCCGTCTGCCACATTTCCTTGATGGCAATGCTGGCGTATGGCAGTTTGGTGTCCTGATGCACCAGATCCGGGGTTACGGAGTTCTTTATCCTGAAAGCCACCGGGTCCATGTTGAGTTTGTAGGCTACCATGTCAATCACCTGGTTCATGATGAAATCGCCCGGAGGGTCAGCCACGCAGCGGAAGTATCCTGTAGGAGGAGTATTGGTAGCTATGTCCTGTGAATCGAATCGCGCGTTGGCGCATTTCCAGGTGGTGCGTAACATCCAGTGCAAGCCAGCTGCCCAGACCGAGCCGTTGCCGCCGGCGTCGCCGTACATGGTGCAGTCTATGGCGACAATCGTCCCATCGTTCTTGACGCCTATCTTCACCCTGCCCTTGGCCTGATGCTGGCGCATGGCGTTCAGTACGAGCTCGCGGCGACTGAGCTGATACAGGACCGGCATGCCGGCTTTCTTGGCAAGCACTGCGGCGATAACGCCATATTCACAGGTGTGTTTATCTCCGTGGCCCGAACCCGAACCATGCGATACAAGATGGGTCATTTGAAGCGGGACGTTGAGGCTGCCGGATACCGCGCTTCTCTGGCCGAAGGGATTTTGCGACGAGGTCCACAGATATAGATGTGCTCCCACCCAGGTGGCCAGTGCGCAGCGGGGTTCAATTTCCATGTGCTGCCAGCGGTATGTCCAGCCGACGGTTTCTTCAACAGTGACGTCGGCCTGCTTGAAGCCCTCGTTGACGTCTCCGCGCACGATCGAAGTGGTGCGAACGTTGGTGTCAGGCCAGACACCGGATAACGGAGCTCCCGGCTTGAGAGCGTCTTCCGCATCTACCACCGCGGTCCCCTGGTCATAGGTTACCTTGACCAATTCAACCGCCTGGTTCGCGGTCTCTTCATCTATGGCGGCGATGGCGCAGACTTCCTGCCCCCACCATGTGATGTTGGCGTTGAGAACGGGGCAATCTTTGTAGGTAGTCACTGCCTTAACGCCAGGTAACGCTTCAGCGGCGCTGGTATCGATATTGGTTATCTTGCCTTTGGCGATGTTGGATAACACCGTGCGACAGATGAGTTTTTTACCGGGGAAATTGTCGCCGGCGTAGTCCCAGTCGCCGGTCATCTTCTTTATCAGGGTATATTTTTCCTTATTGCCTTGTTTACCTATTACGTTTAGAGCCATATCTGTCTCCTTATACCTTCATCACAGCGTCGACGTAGAATTTGGTGTTGCCGCAGGTGCAGATGTGGCCAGAGAGCGCTTCGCGGACTTCGTCGAAGGTTGGTTTAGGTTTCTTGTTAAGGAGTGCTTGGGCTGACATAAGGAAACCCGGCGTGCAGAAGCCGCATTGCAAGGCATCATCGTTAAAGATAGCTTGCTGCAACGGATTCAATTTTTGGCCGCTCTGTCCAGACAAACCTTCGATGGTTTGTATTTGCGCATTGTTGGCCTCAACGGCCAGCACCATGCAGGAGGCGACGGATTTGCCATTCATGATGATGGTGCAGGTGCCGCATTCGCCACGGTTGCACCCGGTCTTGGTACCTACCAGGCCCAGTACCTCGCGTAGAACCCAGGACAGAGACCACCAGGCCGACAGATTGACCAGCTCATACTTTTTACTGTTGATGGTCATGGTGGTAAATGTACCGGTTGGCCCGGTCGGCGGCGCTGTTACTGTTACGGTAGTAACGCCACCGGTCTTGGTGACCGTAGTAACGCCACCGGTCTGGGTGACCGTTTTGGTCTGTGTCAGTGTCTCCGTCGTCGCTTTGCCGCAGGCACTAAGCAATCCCATGGAACCGATAGTAGCCCCGCCTACTACCAATCCGGCGTCTTTGAGGAATTCACGCCTGGATAACCCGTGAGTTTCTTCCTTTTTCACTTGTTCTGACATTTCGATTTACTGTTTCCTCCTTTAATAGAATCGTAACGGAAAATACTCGAAACAAAATTCTGCTTTTCCATCCCTCCTTTCCTTTTAGATTTTGCTATATCCAAATTTGGTGATGATGTCTTGGGCAGACTCTGCCGCATAGCCCGATTACACCCAGGGCGGCACACGGGAGGGGGAGGTTATCATTTAAGCCGGAGTGGAAGAAAAACACCCCGGGCACCCTGATTTCCCCCGGCAAAGCCTGCCGCTA contains:
- a CDS encoding molybdopterin dehydrogenase → MKYIKHVDVTTVDAAIAELKKGKAAVIAGGTDIIGEFKSMTSPNLPDTLVNIKGIAALSKLTEEGGVLKIGALTTLSEIADSSVVQTKYTALAQAARKVASPELRNMGTIGGNICQHVRCWYYRHEHNAFACLRKNPQGLCYALAGDNRYHSIFGAVSGCVAVNPSDIAPALVALDAKIVTSKKTVAAQDFFATKLAPAGEGTTVLDADEIVIEIQVPAPAAGVKSAFVKFALRKSFDFPIVNCAAMIGGTNARICLNAVHNTPRRVTAAEDAVKGKTIDNTVAEAAGAAAVTGAMALPVTGWSYGNKYMIQIAKTVVKRAVLACK
- a CDS encoding (2Fe-2S)-binding protein codes for the protein MSEQVKKEETHGLSRREFLKDAGLVVGGATIGSMGLLSACGKATTETLTQTKTVTQTGGVTTVTKTGGVTTVTVTAPPTGPTGTFTTMTINSKKYELVNLSAWWSLSWVLREVLGLVGTKTGCNRGECGTCTIIMNGKSVASCMVLAVEANNAQIQTIEGLSGQSGQKLNPLQQAIFNDDALQCGFCTPGFLMSAQALLNKKPKPTFDEVREALSGHICTCGNTKFYVDAVMKV
- a CDS encoding xanthine dehydrogenase family protein molybdopterin-binding subunit codes for the protein MALNVIGKQGNKEKYTLIKKMTGDWDYAGDNFPGKKLICRTVLSNIAKGKITNIDTSAAEALPGVKAVTTYKDCPVLNANITWWGQEVCAIAAIDEETANQAVELVKVTYDQGTAVVDAEDALKPGAPLSGVWPDTNVRTTSIVRGDVNEGFKQADVTVEETVGWTYRWQHMEIEPRCALATWVGAHLYLWTSSQNPFGQRSAVSGSLNVPLQMTHLVSHGSGSGHGDKHTCEYGVIAAVLAKKAGMPVLYQLSRRELVLNAMRQHQAKGRVKIGVKNDGTIVAIDCTMYGDAGGNGSVWAAGLHWMLRTTWKCANARFDSQDIATNTPPTGYFRCVADPPGDFIMNQVIDMVAYKLNMDPVAFRIKNSVTPDLVHQDTKLPYASIAIKEMWQTAADSIGWSSKFHAPGAKTLPDGRLHGIGIAGGVDSHGQLSAPVGAVVHLTRDGKALTNHGQSYNSFSVISCTHIVAETLGMLYDDVQIGSIGETDTSSEGGSEGGSTRTITLGAAFQSASEDARDQAFAVAATMFTPPLTKDKLSAADGKIFETANPANSKTWKEVAAKFSNPIIGRGYTWAKKLRRPVLNWPIGTDCETRGSEVTAAEIAVDPETGEIEILSMVNVIDAGRAVYLRGTEKQMFGGLEIIAGQALWYEDVVEKASGAILNPSFLDHKLPTSLDIHQDRNKISITESDDAAGPYGAHGIGEPVVNAYCCINAALYNATGKWVKESPILPWKVLQALGKA